One segment of Chionomys nivalis chromosome 3, mChiNiv1.1, whole genome shotgun sequence DNA contains the following:
- the LOC130871891 gene encoding olfactory receptor 5K3-like, translating into MAENNYSLTTEFILLGFSDHQNLKTLLFLVFSFIYLVTMVGNLGLVFLIYNERRLHTPMYIFLGNLALMDSCCSCAITPKMLENFFSADRKISLYECMVQFYFLGIAETTDCFLLAAMAYDHYVAICNPLQYHTMMSMKLCLQMIIGAYIAGNVHTMIEVGLLLRLKFCRSHVIKHFFCDLLPLYRLSCTDPHINELILFILAGSIQIFTITIVLVSYFYILFTIFKIKSNKGRGKALSTCASHFLSVSIFYGSLNFMYAQPHSVNEGDRDIPVAIFYTLVIPLLNPFIYSLRNKEIINVMKRTMKK; encoded by the coding sequence ATGGCTGAGAACAACTACTCCTTAACAACAGAATTCATACTGTTGGGATTCTCAGATCACCAAAACCTGAAGACTCTCCTGTTCCTGGTGTTTTCATTCATCTATCTAGTCACCATGGTGGGAAATCTTGGGCTGGTTTTCTTGATCTACAACGAACGCCGCCttcacacacccatgtacatCTTTCTGGGCAACCTGGCTCTCATGGATTCCTGCTGCTCCTGTGCCATCACTCCCAAGATGCTAGAGAACTTCTTTTCTGCGGACAGAAAGATATCTCTCTATGAATGTATGGTACAGTTCTATTTTCTCGGTATTGCTGAGACCACAGACTGTTTTCTTCTGGCAGCAATGGCCTATGACCACTATGTGGCCATATGTAACCCATTGCAGTACCACACTATGATGTCCATGAAGCTCTGCCTTCAGATGATCATAGGAGCCTACATAGCAGGAAACGTGCATACTATGATTGAAGTGGGGCTACTGTTGAGGTTAAAGTTCTGTAGGTCTCATGTAATCAAGCACTTTTTTTGTGATCTCCTTCCATTATATAGACTCTCCTGTACTGATCCACATATCAATGAgctaatattatttattttggcagGGTCAATTCAAATATTTACTATTACCATAGTTCTCGTGTCTTACTTTTATATACTTTTCactatattcaaaataaaatctaataaggGTAGGGGGAAAGCCTTATCAACTTGTGCATCCCACTTTTTGTCTGTATCAATATTCTATGGTTCCCTTAACTTCATGTATGCTCAACCACATTCGGTCAATGAAGGAGATAGAGACATACCTGTAGCTATTTTCTATACCCTAGTAATTCCTTTATTAAACCCTTTCATTTACAGTCtgagaaataaggaaataataaatgTGATGAAAAGAACCATGAAGAAGTGA